In Eublepharis macularius isolate TG4126 chromosome 4, MPM_Emac_v1.0, whole genome shotgun sequence, the following are encoded in one genomic region:
- the LOC129328035 gene encoding neurotrophin receptor-interacting factor 2-like produces MRAEPESVGREARKGPDATKAGGRRELWEGTMRKSLGEDFPPSEVQCQQFRHFLYQEAEGPREACSRLHRLCHLWLKPERHTKKEMLDLVVLEQFLAVLPPEMESWVRECGPETSSQAVALAEGFLLSQADAKNQEQQMQEKITLEHYHGAAFPGEALKATIYSLPPLCDREKAASMQPQWDLVTFEEVFVHFTEEEWALLDPDQRSLHREVMEDNRQAVASLGGLLIPRPDCISMLLGNGNLFFQYPEEKERSAESFSLGSSRHTIEGSGRSITSAPATFQWMEHQFRPCYETG; encoded by the exons atgAGGGCAGAGCCAGAATCAGTTGGTCGAGAAGCAAGAAAAGGCCCTGATGCCACCAAGGCTGGTGGCAGAAGAGAACTGTGGGAAGGAACCATGCGGAAGAGCCTGGGAGAGGATTTCCCCCCTTCAGAGGTGCAGTGCCAGCAATTCAGGCACTTCCTCTACCAGGAGGCCGAAGGGCCCCGAGAGGCTTGCAGCCGACTGCACCGTCTTTGCCACCTGTGGCTGAAGCCAGAGAGGCACACCAAGAAGGAGATGCTGGACCTGGTGGTCTTGGAGCAATTCCTGGctgtcctgcccccggagatggagagctgggtcagggaatgtgggccagagaccagttcccaggcggtggccctggcagaaggcttcctcctgagccaagCAGATGCCAAGAATCAGGAGCAGCAG ATGCAGGAAAAGATCACACTGGAGCATTACCATGGAGCAGCTTTTCCAG GAGAGGCCTTGAAAGCAACGATATATTCTTTGCCACCTCTTTGTGACAGAGAGAAAGCGGCTTCTATGCAGCCTCAGTGG GATCTAGTAACCTTCGAGGAGGTCTTTGTGCATTTCActgaggaggagtgggctctGTTGGATCCGGACCAAAGAAGCCTTCACAGGGAAGTCATGGAGGACAATCGTCAggctgtggcctctctgg GAGGGCTTCTGATTCCCAGACCTGACTGTATTTCTATGCTGCTTGGAAATGGAAATCTATTTTTCCAGTAtccagaagaaaaagagagatcagcag AATCTTTTTCTCTGGGAAGCTCCAGACATACCATTGAAGGGAGTGGAAGGAGCATTACATCTGCCCCTGCTACGTTCCAATGGATGGAGCATCAGTTCCGCCCCTGCTATGAGACAG GGTGA